From the genome of Rhodobacteraceae bacterium Araon29, one region includes:
- the rplS gene encoding 50S ribosomal protein L19 has product MDLIAQLEAEQIASLGKEIPDFKAGDTVRVGYKVTEGTRSRVQNYEGVCIARNNGKGIAGSFTVRKISFGEGVERVFPLYSTNIESITVMRRGRVRRAKLYYLRTRRGKSARIAEQTNYRAPKAGAES; this is encoded by the coding sequence ATGGATTTAATCGCACAGCTCGAGGCGGAGCAAATCGCCTCACTTGGGAAAGAAATTCCCGATTTCAAAGCCGGAGACACAGTGCGCGTCGGTTACAAAGTGACCGAAGGCACCCGCTCGCGGGTACAGAACTACGAAGGTGTTTGCATTGCACGCAACAACGGTAAAGGGATTGCCGGATCGTTCACCGTGCGCAAAATCTCGTTTGGGGAAGGCGTGGAACGTGTGTTCCCGCTGTATTCAACCAATATCGAAAGCATCACAGTAATGCGCCGCGGCCGTGTGCGCCGTGCGAAGCTTTACTATCTGCGCACCCGTCGCGGAAAATCTGCGCGGATCGCAGAGCAGACCAATTACCGGGCACCCAAAGCCGGTGCGGAAAGCTAA
- the rpmE gene encoding 50S ribosomal protein L31 translates to MKKEIHPDYHFIDVKMTDGTIVKMRSTWGKDGDTLSLDIDPSAHPAWTGGNTRLLDADGRVSKFKKKYEGLGF, encoded by the coding sequence ATGAAAAAAGAGATACACCCAGACTACCACTTCATCGACGTCAAAATGACCGATGGAACCATTGTCAAAATGCGCTCAACCTGGGGCAAGGATGGCGACACGCTATCGCTTGATATTGACCCGTCTGCGCACCCCGCCTGGACCGGCGGTAACACCCGTCTTTTGGACGCGGATGGTCGGGTCTCTAAGTTTAAGAAAAAATACGAAGGTCTGGGCTTCTAA
- a CDS encoding DUF4170 domain-containing protein, with translation MAQRLHLVFGGELIDPAETVFKNVDDLHVVGIFPDYQTAYAAWKAEAQRTVDNAHMRYFIAHLHRLRDEEIATSKTEELEV, from the coding sequence ATGGCGCAAAGACTGCATTTGGTGTTTGGTGGCGAGTTGATTGACCCAGCCGAGACCGTTTTTAAAAATGTGGATGACCTACATGTTGTTGGCATTTTTCCCGATTACCAAACCGCATATGCTGCCTGGAAAGCCGAGGCACAGCGCACCGTAGACAATGCCCATATGCGCTATTTTATCGCCCATCTGCACCGTTTGCGAGATGAAGAGATTGCCACATCGAAAACTGAGGAATTAGAGGTTTGA
- a CDS encoding tetraacyldisaccharide 4'-kinase, producing the protein MQAPRFWFTPPDKLHIAARLLSPIGQLYAYATAQRTAQHSTVTAQSPVICVGNLNAGGTGKTPTVIALVQLLLTLGKRPHVITKGYGGNVQGPLEVNPRYHNADQTGDEPLLLAAFATTWVAKDRVKALRAAEKAGADVIIMDDGFQDPTIRKDLSLVIVDAERGFGNAKCIPAGPLREPVSAGLARADAIVSIGPQKAQHAFKNQWGGALHLPHFDAELRPLSMGMDWSTGRYLAFAGIGHPEKFFATLRGLGAQLVHCEALADHQSLSPTLLGRLQAQAQAQQAQLVTTEKDAARLPDDFQGDVITLPVRLEVQDTDQFTAMVKKAISADIL; encoded by the coding sequence ATGCAAGCGCCACGGTTTTGGTTTACCCCGCCCGACAAGCTGCATATTGCAGCGCGCTTGCTGTCCCCAATTGGTCAGCTCTACGCTTATGCGACCGCGCAGCGAACAGCGCAGCACTCTACGGTCACCGCGCAGTCTCCCGTGATTTGCGTTGGAAACCTAAATGCTGGCGGCACAGGCAAAACGCCAACCGTGATTGCGCTCGTGCAGCTGCTGCTCACTTTGGGCAAGCGTCCGCATGTTATCACCAAGGGCTATGGCGGCAATGTGCAGGGCCCGCTGGAGGTTAATCCACGGTACCACAACGCGGATCAAACCGGTGATGAGCCGCTTTTACTGGCGGCTTTTGCGACCACATGGGTGGCCAAAGATCGGGTCAAAGCGCTCAGGGCGGCCGAAAAAGCCGGCGCTGATGTGATTATCATGGATGACGGCTTTCAAGATCCGACCATCCGAAAAGATCTGTCTTTGGTCATTGTGGATGCTGAGCGCGGTTTTGGAAATGCAAAGTGCATTCCTGCAGGCCCGCTGCGCGAACCCGTTTCTGCTGGTCTGGCGCGGGCGGATGCAATTGTGTCCATCGGGCCACAAAAGGCGCAACACGCTTTTAAAAACCAATGGGGCGGCGCCCTTCACCTACCGCATTTTGATGCAGAATTGCGGCCGCTGAGCATGGGTATGGATTGGTCAACCGGCCGCTATCTGGCGTTTGCCGGTATTGGCCATCCGGAGAAGTTTTTTGCAACGCTGCGCGGACTTGGCGCGCAGCTTGTGCATTGCGAAGCTTTGGCAGATCATCAAAGCCTGTCCCCGACCCTTTTGGGCAGATTGCAAGCGCAGGCGCAGGCGCAGCAGGCACAGCTTGTAACCACCGAAAAAGATGCCGCGCGTCTGCCCGATGACTTTCAAGGTGATGTAATTACGCTTCCCGTGCGTCTAGAGGTGCAAGATACCGATCAATTTACCGCGATGGTCAAAAAGGCAATCTCAGCCGATATATTATAG
- a CDS encoding CoA transferase codes for MTTPLTGLKVVELARILAGPWAGQTLADLGADVIKVEAPRGDDTRQWGPPFIEREDDKTAAYFHSCNRGKASVTIDFRTPEGQQELHRLLKDADIVIENFKVGGLAKYGLDYQSLSARYPKLIYCSITGFGQTGPYAHRAGYDYIIQGMSGFMSITGEPDGAPQRAGVAITDLFTGIYASTAILSALHMRSSTGRGQHIDMSLLDCAVSVMANQAMNYLVTGTAPARTGNYHPNLTPYQVFDCRDGHIIIATGNDPQYQRLCNILDLESMAQDPQFLTNADRIANREKMVSALSEQTKTMTKDQLLKACEDKGVPAGPINAMDEVFADPQVIHRQMQVELDGIPSVRSPFTFSDAELSLQKPSPKLGDNNL; via the coding sequence ATGACCACACCGCTGACCGGTCTTAAAGTTGTTGAATTGGCGCGGATCCTCGCTGGTCCGTGGGCCGGGCAGACCTTGGCCGATCTTGGCGCGGATGTGATCAAAGTCGAAGCCCCTCGGGGCGACGATACCCGCCAATGGGGCCCGCCGTTTATTGAGCGGGAAGATGATAAAACCGCAGCGTATTTCCATTCCTGTAACCGCGGCAAAGCCAGTGTTACGATTGATTTTCGCACCCCCGAGGGACAGCAGGAACTGCACCGGCTGCTCAAAGACGCAGATATTGTGATTGAGAATTTCAAAGTTGGCGGATTGGCAAAATACGGGCTTGATTATCAAAGCTTATCAGCGCGCTATCCAAAGCTGATCTATTGCTCGATCACCGGTTTTGGGCAGACAGGACCTTATGCGCATCGGGCCGGCTATGACTATATTATTCAAGGCATGTCCGGATTTATGTCGATCACTGGTGAGCCGGATGGCGCGCCGCAGCGCGCCGGTGTGGCCATAACCGATCTCTTTACCGGCATATATGCCAGCACCGCGATCCTGTCGGCATTGCATATGCGCAGCAGCACCGGACGCGGCCAGCATATTGATATGTCGCTGCTGGACTGTGCGGTATCGGTGATGGCCAATCAGGCGATGAATTATCTGGTAACCGGAACCGCGCCGGCGCGCACGGGCAATTATCATCCCAACCTGACGCCCTATCAGGTCTTTGACTGCCGCGATGGCCATATTATCATAGCAACCGGTAATGACCCCCAATATCAAAGGCTGTGTAATATCTTGGATCTTGAATCCATGGCCCAGGATCCTCAGTTTCTGACCAATGCAGACCGTATTGCCAATCGTGAAAAGATGGTTTCTGCCCTGAGCGAGCAGACAAAAACCATGACAAAAGACCAGCTTTTAAAGGCATGTGAAGACAAAGGTGTGCCAGCCGGTCCGATCAATGCCATGGATGAGGTGTTTGCCGACCCGCAAGTGATACACCGCCAGATGCAGGTCGAATTGGACGGTATCCCAAGCGTTAGATCACCCTTTACGTTTTCGGATGCCGAGCTGAGCTTGCAGAAGCCCTCGCCAAAGTTGGGCGATAACAACCTATAA
- a CDS encoding thioredoxin domain-containing protein, with product MLRKLSFTLGAVALLMGAGLWLSWPSSLATNAEFSLPFAATAETDSSEPAAVEIINMVQGDENAPITVVEYASLTCPHCASFHTEAYKDLKTNYIDSGKIRFEFREVYFDKYGIWASMIARCTGPDRYFGVIDLMMNTQNTWARAGDDLSIIGELRKIGRLAGLQDDQLQSCLQDADKLRALVAWYQENATRDGIRSTPTFLIDGEVYKNMNYDDFAAVLDEKLAEK from the coding sequence ATGTTGCGCAAACTGTCGTTTACTCTTGGCGCTGTCGCTCTGCTTATGGGCGCCGGTTTATGGCTTTCATGGCCCTCTTCTTTGGCCACAAACGCCGAATTTTCACTGCCCTTTGCCGCCACCGCTGAGACTGATAGCTCGGAACCTGCGGCGGTTGAGATTATCAATATGGTTCAAGGTGATGAAAACGCACCGATCACTGTGGTTGAATATGCGTCACTGACCTGCCCGCATTGTGCCAGTTTCCACACTGAGGCCTATAAAGACCTGAAAACAAACTATATCGACAGTGGTAAAATCCGCTTTGAGTTTCGCGAAGTTTACTTCGATAAATATGGCATCTGGGCCTCGATGATTGCCCGCTGCACTGGTCCGGACCGGTATTTCGGTGTGATTGACCTGATGATGAACACGCAGAACACATGGGCGCGCGCTGGTGATGACCTTTCGATTATTGGCGAGCTTAGAAAAATTGGCCGCTTGGCTGGTTTGCAAGATGACCAATTGCAAAGCTGCTTGCAGGATGCAGATAAGCTGCGCGCTTTGGTCGCTTGGTACCAAGAAAACGCCACCCGCGATGGAATTCGCTCCACCCCGACGTTCTTGATCGACGGCGAAGTTTATAAAAATATGAACTATGATGATTTTGCTGCGGTGCTGGATGAAAAACTGGCGGAAAAATGA
- a CDS encoding DUF721 domain-containing protein, which yields MSGHRGKTNGFKRTSVLLERRIKDVSQNRGFAQSRVLTHWSEIAGTDIAKIAQPTNVSYSAQGMGATLTLLARSGHGPELEMQKEKLRERINAVYGYNAITRIKISHTSASGFAEAQTAFDPRPAPAAPGVDKKIAEQARKTASPVEDQDLRRALEQLGQNVLTSSKPKTTL from the coding sequence ATGTCTGGGCACCGAGGCAAAACAAATGGATTTAAGCGCACCTCGGTGTTGCTTGAGCGGCGCATTAAAGATGTGAGCCAGAACCGTGGCTTTGCCCAGTCGCGGGTGCTGACCCATTGGTCAGAGATTGCTGGTACGGATATTGCCAAAATTGCCCAGCCCACCAATGTGAGCTATTCGGCGCAAGGGATGGGCGCCACTTTGACGCTGCTGGCCCGCAGCGGACATGGGCCGGAACTTGAAATGCAAAAAGAAAAGCTGCGCGAACGGATCAACGCCGTATACGGCTATAATGCCATCACGCGGATTAAAATATCGCATACTTCGGCCTCTGGCTTTGCCGAAGCGCAGACCGCGTTTGACCCCCGCCCTGCGCCAGCGGCGCCGGGGGTGGACAAAAAGATTGCTGAGCAAGCGCGAAAAACTGCGAGCCCGGTGGAAGATCAAGATTTGCGGCGTGCTCTTGAACAATTGGGTCAGAACGTTCTAACTAGCTCAAAACCAAAGACCACTCTTTGA
- the mutY gene encoding A/G-specific adenine glycosylase: MCDQPRSNDLLNWYDQNARTLPWRIAPALSKRGQRPDPYRVWLSEIMLQQTTVAAVKPYFLKFTSRWPNVRALAAAVDADVMAAWAGLGYYARARNLLKCARAVTDEHNGVFPQEHSALLKLPGIGPYTAAAISAIAFQQVATVVDGNVERVMARLYAVQTPLPDAKPELTQKAASLTPNARPGDYAQAVMDLGATVCTPKNPSCTLCPWCASCVAVSIGSAAELPKKRPKPQKPTRYGIVYYVERVDGAVLLERRPDRGLLGGMLGWPGSAWDDAPKDAPPVRATWTTLPQKVRHTFTHFHLELTIKTARLTTAEPVEQGAFIDRHQFRPAELPTVMRKVFDLANAPELSYDQPILKNRT, translated from the coding sequence TTGTGTGACCAACCGCGATCAAATGATCTGCTGAACTGGTATGATCAAAACGCGCGCACCCTGCCCTGGCGGATCGCACCCGCGCTGAGCAAACGTGGTCAACGGCCCGATCCCTATCGGGTCTGGCTGTCCGAGATTATGTTGCAGCAAACCACTGTCGCAGCCGTTAAACCCTATTTTTTGAAATTCACATCGCGCTGGCCTAACGTGCGCGCACTAGCTGCTGCGGTGGACGCGGATGTAATGGCCGCTTGGGCCGGGCTAGGCTATTATGCTAGGGCGCGAAATCTATTAAAATGCGCTCGCGCCGTGACCGATGAGCATAACGGCGTTTTTCCCCAAGAGCATTCAGCGCTGTTAAAATTGCCGGGTATAGGACCCTATACTGCCGCTGCAATTTCGGCCATTGCATTTCAGCAGGTCGCAACTGTAGTGGATGGCAATGTCGAACGGGTGATGGCACGGCTTTATGCAGTGCAGACCCCATTGCCCGATGCCAAACCAGAGCTGACCCAAAAAGCCGCCAGTTTGACCCCCAATGCGCGTCCCGGTGATTATGCACAAGCCGTGATGGATCTTGGTGCAACAGTTTGCACCCCCAAAAACCCAAGCTGCACTCTCTGCCCGTGGTGCGCCAGTTGCGTGGCGGTTTCCATCGGCAGCGCCGCAGAGCTGCCTAAAAAGCGCCCCAAGCCGCAAAAGCCAACCCGGTATGGCATAGTCTATTACGTTGAGCGCGTTGATGGCGCAGTTTTGCTTGAACGCCGGCCTGATCGCGGTTTGCTTGGCGGTATGCTTGGCTGGCCGGGCAGCGCATGGGATGACGCGCCAAAGGACGCGCCACCTGTGCGCGCAACCTGGACCACGCTGCCCCAAAAAGTGCGCCACACCTTTACCCATTTCCATCTCGAACTGACAATCAAAACAGCTCGGCTGACCACGGCAGAGCCGGTGGAGCAAGGCGCATTTATCGACCGGCACCAGTTTCGGCCTGCCGAGTTGCCAACAGTGATGCGCAAAGTGTTTGATCTAGCGAACGCGCCCGAATTGAGTTACGATCAGCCCATATTAAAAAACAGGACATGA
- a CDS encoding alkane 1-monooxygenase, which produces MTKNLGKFTFQNAMPFWCSVGMIPLIWIAASLGGWGFLLVFFTVWYLFSALDVFTGLNLGNADPDTEDDDLFWYRLVTVIWAPLQFVTLFGLLWYSAGSELTGWEKIGLFFSMGIISGTIGINYSHELMHQSDRRERMLADTLLAMVLYSHFRSEHLLVHHRYVGTPRDAVTARYGEGFYRFFIRVLGECWASAFKAERAKLAKKDLPWYDTSNPFFLYWGLQGAMLILAFALAGWVGVGLFIWQALIAVWHLELVNYVEHYGLTRKHLGDGKYEHVKPHHSWNAAHRATNWLLINLQRHSDHHYKPSRRYPLLQNYSIGEAPQLPYGYGIMTFAAMVPRLWRARMNPRVRKWREMYYPEILDWSDYNTGQNPLPK; this is translated from the coding sequence ATGACCAAAAATTTGGGAAAATTTACATTTCAGAACGCGATGCCGTTTTGGTGTTCTGTTGGGATGATCCCACTGATTTGGATCGCCGCCAGCCTTGGCGGCTGGGGGTTTTTGCTGGTGTTCTTTACGGTGTGGTATCTGTTTTCCGCGTTAGACGTTTTCACCGGATTAAACCTTGGAAATGCCGATCCGGACACCGAAGATGATGATCTTTTCTGGTATCGGCTGGTCACTGTGATTTGGGCACCGTTGCAGTTTGTGACCCTATTCGGGTTGCTTTGGTATAGCGCTGGCTCAGAGCTGACCGGTTGGGAAAAAATCGGTTTGTTTTTTTCCATGGGAATCATCAGCGGTACCATAGGGATCAATTATTCGCATGAGTTGATGCACCAATCCGATCGCCGCGAGCGAATGTTGGCCGATACGCTGCTTGCCATGGTGCTGTATTCGCATTTTCGCAGTGAACATCTTTTGGTGCATCACCGCTACGTGGGCACGCCGCGCGATGCTGTGACGGCCCGATATGGCGAAGGCTTTTATCGTTTCTTTATCCGTGTTCTGGGTGAATGCTGGGCGTCAGCCTTTAAAGCAGAGCGTGCAAAGCTGGCGAAAAAAGATCTGCCTTGGTATGATACCAGCAATCCGTTTTTCCTCTATTGGGGGCTGCAAGGCGCGATGTTAATTTTGGCCTTTGCGCTTGCAGGTTGGGTAGGCGTTGGACTGTTTATCTGGCAAGCGCTGATCGCCGTGTGGCATCTGGAGCTGGTAAATTATGTGGAGCATTACGGTCTGACGCGCAAACATCTGGGCGACGGCAAATATGAACATGTCAAACCGCACCATTCATGGAATGCCGCCCATCGGGCCACCAATTGGCTTTTGATCAACCTGCAACGCCATTCGGATCATCACTACAAACCCAGCCGCCGCTATCCGCTGCTACAGAACTATTCTATCGGAGAAGCGCCGCAACTTCCCTATGGGTATGGGATCATGACCTTTGCCGCCATGGTGCCACGTCTCTGGCGGGCCCGGATGAATCCACGGGTGCGAAAATGGCGTGAAATGTATTATCCGGAAATTCTTGACTGGTCAGATTACAACACCGGCCAAAACCCGCTTCCAAAATAA
- a CDS encoding site-specific DNA-methyltransferase, with protein sequence MKTKTLPKEAKALPLNTIISGDCITAMNNLPSDSVDLIFADPPYNLQLKGDLHRPDNSRVDAVDDAWDQFSSFAAYDRFTNEWLKAARRILKPSGAIWVIGSYHNIFRVGSALQNHGYWILNDVVWRKSNPMPNFRGKRFTNAHETMIWASKSEGAKYTFNYEALKALNEGVQMRSDWVLPICNGHERIKNENGDKAHPTQKPESLLHRVLVGSTNPGDVVLDPFFGTGTTGAVAKMLGRDFIGIEREAAYRKVAQKRIENTRKFDREALQVSASKRAEPRVPFGQLVERGMLRPGEELLSMNGRHKAKVRADGTLIGDDIKGSIHQVGAALEGAPSCNGWTYWCFRRDGKTVPIDLLRQQIRAEMGEQLN encoded by the coding sequence ATGAAAACAAAGACACTCCCCAAGGAGGCAAAAGCGCTTCCATTAAATACAATCATTAGCGGCGATTGCATCACGGCAATGAATAATTTGCCTAGCGATTCCGTCGACCTTATTTTTGCTGATCCACCGTATAATCTGCAACTAAAGGGCGACTTGCATCGGCCGGATAACAGCCGCGTGGATGCCGTAGATGATGCCTGGGATCAATTTTCATCCTTTGCCGCTTACGACCGTTTTACCAACGAGTGGCTCAAAGCCGCGCGGCGCATTCTTAAGCCTAGCGGAGCTATATGGGTGATCGGCTCTTATCATAATATTTTCCGTGTTGGCTCAGCCTTGCAGAACCATGGGTATTGGATTTTAAACGATGTGGTTTGGCGCAAATCCAATCCAATGCCAAACTTTCGCGGCAAGCGATTTACCAATGCGCATGAAACCATGATCTGGGCTTCGAAATCCGAAGGTGCAAAATATACCTTTAATTATGAAGCGCTTAAAGCATTGAACGAAGGCGTTCAGATGCGCAGCGACTGGGTTTTGCCGATCTGCAACGGGCATGAGCGGATCAAGAATGAAAATGGCGACAAAGCCCATCCGACGCAAAAACCCGAAAGCCTTCTGCACAGGGTTCTTGTGGGTTCAACCAATCCCGGCGACGTGGTGCTTGATCCGTTCTTTGGCACCGGTACCACTGGCGCGGTGGCCAAAATGCTCGGCCGCGACTTTATCGGTATCGAACGTGAGGCGGCCTATCGCAAAGTGGCGCAGAAGCGCATTGAAAACACACGCAAATTTGACCGTGAGGCTTTGCAGGTGAGCGCTAGCAAACGGGCCGAGCCGCGTGTGCCTTTTGGCCAATTGGTCGAGCGCGGTATGCTGCGCCCGGGTGAAGAACTGCTGAGTATGAACGGCCGGCACAAAGCCAAAGTACGCGCGGATGGTACGCTTATCGGGGATGACATCAAAGGCTCAATCCATCAGGTTGGCGCTGCCCTAGAGGGCGCTCCAAGTTGCAACGGCTGGACCTATTGGTGTTTCCGTCGGGACGGAAAAACCGTACCGATTGATCTGCTTCGGCAGCAAATTCGCGCTGAAATGGGCGAGCAGCTCAACTAG
- a CDS encoding ribonuclease HII, which yields MDGPDFTFEASLMGQGYPLIAGVDEVGRGPLAGPVTAAAVILDPSNIPQGLNDSKKLSAKRRENLYDLILKSATVAVAHVSVEEIDRINILQASLLAMRNAVAALNPQPAHLLIDGNRVPDPINIPAQPIVKGDGKSLSIAAASIVAKTVRDRLMVELSLQNPGYGWEKNAGYPSKQHILALQRLGVTPHHRRSFRPVHNILYQENK from the coding sequence ATGGATGGCCCGGATTTTACGTTTGAAGCAAGTTTAATGGGGCAGGGGTATCCCCTGATCGCCGGGGTGGATGAGGTTGGCCGTGGCCCTTTGGCTGGTCCCGTTACGGCAGCGGCGGTTATTCTTGATCCCTCTAATATCCCGCAGGGGTTAAACGATTCCAAAAAGTTATCCGCCAAACGCCGTGAAAATCTCTATGATTTGATCCTCAAAAGCGCAACAGTTGCTGTCGCGCATGTCTCGGTCGAAGAGATTGACAGGATTAATATTTTACAGGCAAGCCTTTTGGCAATGCGCAACGCGGTCGCCGCGCTTAACCCGCAACCTGCGCATCTTTTGATCGATGGCAATCGGGTGCCTGACCCTATCAACATCCCAGCGCAACCTATCGTAAAAGGTGATGGTAAATCGCTCTCGATTGCGGCGGCGTCCATTGTTGCAAAAACGGTTCGCGACCGGTTAATGGTCGAACTGAGCCTGCAAAATCCGGGATATGGCTGGGAAAAAAATGCCGGCTACCCGTCTAAGCAGCATATTTTGGCACTGCAGCGGTTAGGGGTGACCCCACACCATAGGCGTTCTTTCCGGCCTGTACACAATATCTTGTATCAAGAAAATAAATAA
- a CDS encoding LacI family DNA-binding transcriptional regulator codes for MREIPPRTLTLRDVSEASGVSDMTVSRVLRGRGDVSQATREKVLLAAKELGYVPNKIAGALASQRVNLVAVIIPSMSNMVFPEVMMGINEVLGSTDLQAVVGITNYLPEQEEKVLYQMLSWRPSGVIIAGLEHTDASSKMLQAAGIPIVEIMDTDGSPVDCAVGISHRRAGRQMAQEIISAGYRKIGFLGTKMPLDHRARKRFEGFTEALAKSGIEISDQEFYSGGSALAKGRDMTIEILSRSPDLDFLYYSNDMIGAGGLLHLLGKGIDIPKSIGLAGFNGVELLEGLPMQLATMDACRSEIGRRAAEIICARIDGTFNETQKIVELAPTLNRGATLRS; via the coding sequence TTGCGCGAAATACCGCCCCGCACTTTGACACTGCGAGATGTTTCAGAAGCCTCAGGGGTTTCGGACATGACGGTGAGCCGTGTTCTGCGAGGGCGGGGGGATGTATCGCAGGCAACCCGGGAAAAAGTTTTGCTTGCCGCCAAAGAGCTAGGCTATGTGCCCAATAAAATTGCCGGCGCTCTGGCCAGTCAACGGGTTAATCTGGTGGCTGTTATTATCCCTTCGATGTCCAATATGGTATTTCCCGAAGTGATGATGGGGATAAACGAGGTTCTGGGCAGTACGGATTTACAGGCTGTTGTTGGCATTACCAATTATCTGCCGGAGCAGGAAGAAAAGGTGCTCTATCAGATGCTGTCATGGCGGCCCTCTGGCGTTATTATTGCCGGACTAGAGCATACCGATGCCAGTTCAAAGATGTTGCAAGCGGCTGGCATTCCAATTGTTGAGATTATGGATACGGATGGCAGCCCGGTTGATTGCGCGGTCGGCATTTCGCACCGCCGAGCGGGACGGCAAATGGCGCAGGAGATTATTTCTGCAGGCTACCGGAAAATTGGATTTCTTGGCACAAAAATGCCGCTGGACCACCGGGCACGCAAGCGCTTCGAAGGCTTTACCGAAGCCTTGGCAAAATCTGGCATCGAAATCAGCGATCAAGAATTTTACTCAGGTGGATCAGCGCTGGCCAAGGGCCGGGATATGACAATTGAAATTTTAAGCCGCTCTCCAGATTTGGATTTTTTATATTATTCAAATGATATGATCGGCGCCGGAGGCCTTTTACATCTATTGGGTAAAGGCATTGATATCCCAAAAAGCATTGGCTTGGCCGGCTTTAATGGCGTCGAACTGCTAGAAGGTTTACCTATGCAATTGGCAACCATGGATGCTTGCCGCAGTGAAATTGGCCGGCGCGCTGCCGAAATAATCTGTGCCCGTATCGATGGGACGTTTAATGAAACCCAAAAAATTGTTGAATTGGCGCCAACACTAAACCGCGGGGCTACTCTTAGAAGCTGA
- a CDS encoding DUF1045 domain-containing protein produces MSYSRYAIYYMPHGAFAEFGAHWLGWDPQTGTETKGIALEGLPRPREILTKSPKKYGLHATLKAPFRLAQGKTEAGLMSAFKAFCKTQKSACAGQLQFSNKGGFLSLRPSSPLKQLNQLAADCVTAFDRFRSPATPQDLMRRRKANLTAAQDELLRTWGYPYVMDEFRFHITLMGRVDGSEAEQVTTALEPVLNPLLTNPFTINDLVLAAERQDGRFCILKRAKLLD; encoded by the coding sequence ATGTCGTATTCCCGCTATGCAATTTACTATATGCCTCATGGCGCTTTTGCTGAGTTCGGCGCGCATTGGTTGGGATGGGACCCACAAACCGGGACCGAAACAAAGGGAATTGCCTTAGAAGGTTTGCCACGCCCACGGGAAATACTCACCAAATCCCCAAAGAAATACGGGCTGCATGCAACTTTGAAAGCTCCTTTCCGTCTTGCACAGGGAAAAACTGAGGCCGGGCTTATGTCAGCGTTCAAGGCGTTTTGCAAAACTCAAAAATCGGCCTGCGCAGGGCAGCTTCAGTTTAGCAATAAGGGGGGATTTTTATCGCTACGGCCATCAAGCCCGCTTAAACAGCTGAACCAGCTGGCCGCAGACTGTGTGACTGCTTTTGACAGATTTCGCAGTCCTGCAACGCCCCAAGACCTCATGCGCCGCCGCAAAGCGAATTTGACCGCTGCTCAGGACGAATTATTGCGAACTTGGGGATATCCCTATGTTATGGACGAATTTCGATTTCACATTACCTTAATGGGGCGCGTTGATGGCTCAGAAGCTGAGCAGGTTACCACCGCGCTTGAACCGGTGCTAAATCCTCTGCTTACAAATCCATTCACCATCAACGACCTTGTTCTTGCCGCGGAAAGACAAGATGGACGCTTTTGCATTTTGAAACGGGCAAAACTGCTAGACTAG
- a CDS encoding DUF465 domain-containing protein produces MSVVAHVQELRKKHEALSQAVEQAQKNTGADTLHIVDLKKQKLRIKEEIVKLSS; encoded by the coding sequence ATGAGCGTTGTTGCGCATGTTCAAGAACTCAGAAAGAAACATGAAGCGTTATCACAGGCTGTTGAGCAGGCCCAAAAAAATACAGGTGCAGACACATTGCACATCGTCGATTTGAAAAAGCAAAAGCTCCGAATAAAAGAAGAGATCGTCAAACTCTCTTCCTAA